Genomic window (Oryza sativa Japonica Group chromosome 3, ASM3414082v1):
CATTGTAAGGCGATCAATTCCCAATCCCCAACCACCAGTCGGTGGTAGGCCATACTCAAGGGCTGTGCAGAATGTTTCATCCAATGCCATAGCTTCATCATCACCAGATTGACGATCCTGGCACATAATATACGTAAGAACATGTACAGTTTTTCAGCAAGCCACATAGGAAGCTAGGGAAACACCATGCAACAATAAATCTGCCACTGGTGTAAGGGTCCATACTCTGTTTGTCTGTTTGACACTTCATATCCCACCCTTCCAATGActtaccactacttttaacaaTGCAAACAcaagtgtgtgtatatatatgatggATCCAAAACTCCCAAGCATAATGAGTACGCTGGTTAAAATGATGGACCAAAATATACCACATATGGGAGTAGGTTGGTTTCCAACAATTATATACTATGCAAAGCTATTTAGATGTTCCAAAATACCAAAAATAACTCGAAGCTTGGGAGCAGGCTGGTACCAAAGAAAAATATACAATTTGCAAATGTTCACAAAATCTAACAAGTACCTTTAGTTGTTCCTCAAACCGTTGCCTCTGAACAACAGGATCATTTAACTCTGTATATGCATTGCACACCTAAAAAATGGATTTCATAACACTGTAAGGAAACAGAAAGGAGGACAAGTATGAAAGTATCAATGAAGACTTAGTATATACCTCATGCTTGTTAACAAAGAGCTCAAACCTCTCAGTCAATCCAGGTCGAGACCTATGCCACTTTGCCAATGGACTCATTATCTCTGGATGGTTGATAATAAACGTGGGATTCACACATGTCTCCTCCAAGAAATGGCCAACTAGCTGTTAGAGCAGAGCATATACCTTATTAATTTGGCTAAGGAATACCAAAAGggaaacaaaagcaaaaggtaTATTAAAATTTAAGCAAATAGCTTCAGGTTGGATTTTGCAATATACCCCAGATCTTTTATTTGTTTGTGAGCTAATGTGAAAATGTTCAGAAATGTACTGTACATTATGGAAGCAACAAAAAGGATTACACCGGACATTCTTCTTCATATCAAAGTGGCTAGCTTATCATATATGTAAATAAGATATTATAAGATAGCAAAATCACCTAACGAAAATCATATCAAAATACAGTGTAAAAAGAATGTGTAGTGGGTAAAGAAACAACCTTATCAAGCAACCGTGTTGTAGTCTGGGGAGGTGGGCATTTGACATCATATTTGGCACAGGCATCTATCAAATACTTGTTTGCTTCATCACTTGAGAGATCTTTAGGTATATTGAGTTTAGCCATAGCCTCTAATTCTTCAATCATGTCTATCTTTCTGCAGCAAGGTAAAGGCAAAGTAACATTGTAGCAACTGAACATTACCAGTTAAAAGTGCATATAGAGCAATACATGTAATCCAAATACATCCCAATGTCTCTACCTGAAGGGAGGTGTGAAATCAATCTCTATTGGTGGTTTCTCAACTCCGTTAGCATGATATTTAATCTTGTAGCCACCTGTCAACTCCTTAACCATACCTGTCAACCATAAAATCAGATCATTAGATAAAATGAACAGGCTGCTTCATGTTGATTTCAGTAAAAACAAGATAGGACGGCAAAAAAATGATATGACAGAACAATAGCAAATCATGAATTGCCTACGGAACAAGGAAAATGCATTTAGGTCATTTTGCAGTTGCATACAAAATTGACATGAAGATACTATTACTtcctaaaataaaaagaaaaaaaagatgtttCAGAGACATCAAGAGATAATCACCAGATAACATGGTTTCAGTAAGCTCTATCAAGTCATTGTAATCTGCATATGCCATATAAAATTCACATGTTGTGAATTCAGGATTGTGCGTCAGGTCAATTCCTTCATTCCTGAACTGCTTCCCAATTTCATAAACACGATCCAGCCCCCCAACAACCAATTCCTTCAGATAGAGCTCAGGAGCAATACGCATATAAAGCCTCATGTTTAACTCATTATGATGTGTGACAAAAGGCCTTGCAGCTGCTCCACCTGCAATCATGTTCATCATTGGAGTCTCCACCTAGAAAAGACATAGAATATTCAGATTTGAAGGACTGGAAGAATATACAAAAGAAGAATAACAGAATAGATTGCACAGGCCCACCTCTAAAAAGTCAAGACCATCAAGAAATTTCCGAATAAAAGAGACAACTTTTGATCTTGTCTTGAAAATATGCCTCACTTCATGGTTTACCATGAGATCAAGATATCGTTGACGATATCGGGTTTCCTGATATCACAAGACAAACAATTGATAATCAAATCGCTACTAAGCACCAAAGGCAACAAGACAGATATATAATTGATAATCACTGAGTGATCAAGCTACTTAAAGCAACCTGCACCAAATTTATGATTTGCTCATGTAAATTAGAAATGCAGATTTTTAAATAGAATGAATGCATGAGATAGTCAATAAAATTGGACAGATTTCTATTAGCATGCCAAATATGGCATTCATGTCAGCAAATGAGTTCACTAATTTTAAGAACATTGCAAATCTCTCTTAATGGACTAGACATGCGCCACCTATCCACTTGTTCAGATAGAATCTGATCCCATGATTAGTTCATCCACCTGAATCTAACTTTGCACTAAATTGCATAGCTGCCTCAATCTAAATTTAAATGATTTTGTTGTGCATACAACAAAGCGGATCACATATGCACATCCAGAACCTTAAAATCCGCCTAGATATTTGTTAATTATGATTAATCACACTACCGACAATGTATTTACTTGCTGACAAAGAACTCACAGTAATTAGCATTTACATAGACAAGAGAGGTCAATCAATAATTATACGGAGAATGAACAAACCTGGTCCCTCAAAACATACTTTTCGATGTTCCTACCCATTCCTGGAGCCCATGGAGTGGGAACAGCACTTCCCTCACTCTTCTGTAAAGATGTATACAATACATGTAAATGATCATGTAGACTACATTTCAACAAATATAATTAGCATAAGAACTTGGAAGGAAAGCAAAGGGTCAATGGTTGGGTGTACACGAAATATTTTGATATCTCAGAAGCTTGGCATGCTGGACTCAGCAGTTGGGTGTTTTGCAGTTCAATCGTGCATGCAAAATGCCAACGTTCAATCCTAGCATCAAGTCAAGCAAGCATGGCTCACTATATACTACACACATGCAAGTGCAGGACACGCCCATACTCCATGAGGTGATGGACAAATTATGCATTTATCTATGCCTCTACTAGTCCTAGAATGCGTAGCACGTAACAAATGCATAAACAGGTGTGAGTGAGTGTCTGTATTGCATTGCACTTGAGAAAAGAAGCTAGGCAAATATGAGGTGCATTTGTGGGTTTAATCAAATGACCTGTCTGGGGTCTGCAAACCAGAATAATGGCTGTTGTGCTTTCTTGTGCTGCTAATGTGTATGTGACACCCAGAAAAAGAGAAGGCATCGCTACGCAAAATGTCTTTAGTTTCAGTCATAATTATTTGGGTCAAGTCCGATTTACCCCCTCAACTATCACAGAAGTACGACTTACCCCCCTTAACTACGAAACCAGATATTGGACACCCCTAAACTATTCAATCCGGATACTTAACCCCCCTGGGGCTCTTTTTTAGGTGGTTTCGATCTAAAGCTATCACACATGACAGTCCAATATGAGGGAGGAGGTGCATCATCAGCAACATGCTTCTCCCTCTCCATGGGACCCAGCAATCAGTGGCATGCACTTCTTCCTCTATCCTTTCTGTTCCAATCTCTACCCAAGCCTGTGTAAGCACTAGCTCACCTGCAGCCCTCAAGATCCACAAGACGGTTGTTGTCATACGTACATGTAATCAAGCTAGATAGTTCTGAAAAATCactctttgaaaaaaaaaaactccaagaAATCAAAGCTGCTCTCTCATTCGCACATGTAATGAAGCGGAGGTGGTCTGTGACGACCATGAGACAGCCGGGGAGGACAAGCTGCCGTCCCCGGCGTCCCCGCTCCACGGCCTTCGGAGCCAGAGTGTCTCCGTCCTTGCTGGTGCTTCAGCTCCCTGGCAGTGGCGGCTAGCTGCACCTGCTGCTGTGCAGCTGCCATGGTGGCATACTCCGGCAGGGGCAAACATATGCTCCCCACAACCACCACGAACTGTTGCACGGGCACACTGATGGAGGCGAGGCGGTGCCAGCGCTGCTATGTCCCGTCGAGCACTCAAGCTCGGCCGTCTCAAGCAGGCCGGAGCACTGCTTTGAGGCGCTTGTCCATGGACTTCCTCCGAAGCAAGGAGCACTGAGACTAACGAGGCAAAGGATCTGGCAGTTTGCAGCCCATGCCTAATGTGAGAAATGGGAGAATGGGCGGAAGAAGACAACTAGGTGGATGACAATGTGGGCTAACatattttttcctaaaaacaatTGATTGTTTTTCTGACTGGGTTGCCACATGGTCAGATTATTGCCACCTGTCTgccacataggacaaaaccACCTAGATTATGTTTAGGAAGGTAATTCGTACGGTTCCAAAATTTTAGGGGTGTCAAATGTCCGGTTCTAtagttagagagagagaggggggatggGGGTAAATCAGACTTAACTCTAGTTATTTTATGGTCTCTATGTTAGTATGTACAGATTTAAATATAAAAGTTCAGATTAATATGAAGTAAATTGCTCTGAGATATTAGGTATATCATCTGGAAACATCTCTTCCTAAAAAAATCTGATTCTCACCTGTCGAGGCATCATATGAAGGCATGGGGAGAGCACAACAATTTTCTTTGGGAATATACTGAGCTCCCCTCTCTTGCTCTTTCCTGGTA
Coding sequences:
- the LOC4333345 gene encoding lysine--tRNA ligase, translating into MAESGSSGLEEKLAGLSAGCGEEPQQLSKNAKKREEKRKKQEEERRLKEEEKKKKAAATAAASGEPPKESAADDEEMDPTQYYENRLKALDSLKATGVNPYPHKFLANITVADYIEKYKSMNVGDKLVDVTECLAGRIMTKRAQSSKLLFYDLYGGGEKVQVFADARTSELEDNEFIKFHSTLKRGDIVGVCGYPGKSKRGELSIFPKKIVVLSPCLHMMPRQKSEGSAVPTPWAPGMGRNIEKYVLRDQETRYRQRYLDLMVNHEVRHIFKTRSKVVSFIRKFLDGLDFLEVETPMMNMIAGGAAARPFVTHHNELNMRLYMRIAPELYLKELVVGGLDRVYEIGKQFRNEGIDLTHNPEFTTCEFYMAYADYNDLIELTETMLSGMVKELTGGYKIKYHANGVEKPPIEIDFTPPFRKIDMIEELEAMAKLNIPKDLSSDEANKYLIDACAKYDVKCPPPQTTTRLLDKLVGHFLEETCVNPTFIINHPEIMSPLAKWHRSRPGLTERFELFVNKHEVCNAYTELNDPVVQRQRFEEQLKDRQSGDDEAMALDETFCTALEYGLPPTGGWGLGIDRLTMLLTDSQNIKEVLLFPAMKPQD